A section of the Agarivorans litoreus genome encodes:
- the bioF gene encoding 8-amino-7-oxononanoate synthase, translated as MAFEFVKQQVEKRKQQQLFRQRRCQSSAQGRLIDINNQQFVNFSSNDYLGLSHHPRVIDAWIKGAERYGVGSGGSPLVTGFQKAHYQLEETLCEWQGREGALLFNSGFSANQSVIKALLKKNDVLIQDKLNHASLMEAGVLCDANFSRFQHNSVSQLAKRLESQQGENRLVITEGVFSMDGDQAPLKPISDLCKQHNAWLMVDDAHGVGCLGDQGRGSADQQNLTPSDVQIQMLTFGKALGVSGATILCDQALKDYLINFDKSYVYSTAMPAAQACAVTEAIRVLQTQPELQQQLAENIALFRSLAIENHIAVADSNTAIQPIIIGEADKALAMAESLQGKGFWISAIRPPTVPVNTARLRVTLSSHHQAQDIVDLVNAIHEVSKENYGHR; from the coding sequence ATGGCATTTGAGTTTGTAAAACAGCAAGTAGAAAAGCGCAAACAGCAACAGTTGTTTCGCCAGCGCCGATGTCAATCTAGCGCCCAAGGGCGTTTGATCGACATTAATAACCAACAGTTTGTAAATTTCTCAAGTAATGACTATCTAGGTCTATCTCACCACCCAAGAGTCATTGACGCTTGGATAAAAGGTGCCGAGCGTTATGGAGTGGGAAGTGGTGGTTCTCCGTTGGTAACCGGTTTTCAAAAAGCGCATTACCAATTGGAAGAAACACTTTGTGAATGGCAGGGGCGTGAAGGTGCATTGCTATTTAACAGCGGTTTTTCAGCTAATCAGAGTGTTATCAAAGCTCTACTCAAAAAAAATGATGTGCTGATCCAAGATAAACTTAACCACGCCTCATTGATGGAAGCTGGCGTATTGTGTGATGCAAACTTTAGCCGTTTTCAACATAACTCAGTAAGTCAGCTTGCTAAAAGGTTAGAAAGCCAACAAGGTGAAAACCGTTTAGTGATCACCGAAGGCGTTTTTAGCATGGACGGTGATCAAGCACCATTAAAGCCCATTAGTGATTTATGTAAACAACACAATGCTTGGTTAATGGTTGATGATGCCCACGGTGTGGGATGCCTAGGTGATCAAGGCAGAGGTTCTGCAGACCAACAAAACCTGACTCCTAGCGATGTACAAATTCAAATGTTAACTTTTGGCAAAGCACTGGGTGTTTCTGGTGCAACGATTTTGTGTGACCAAGCGCTCAAAGACTATTTGATTAATTTTGACAAAAGTTATGTCTACTCAACAGCGATGCCAGCAGCCCAAGCTTGCGCAGTAACCGAAGCTATTCGGGTGCTACAAACGCAGCCAGAATTGCAGCAACAGTTAGCTGAAAATATTGCACTGTTTAGATCGTTAGCAATCGAAAACCATATTGCAGTTGCCGATTCAAATACTGCTATTCAACCAATTATTATCGGTGAGGCGGACAAAGCATTAGCAATGGCCGAGTCGTTGCAAGGCAAAGGTTTTTGGATCTCTGCAATTCGTCCTCCTACAGTGCCAGTAAACACCGCTAGGCTGCGGGTAACCTTAAGTAGTCATCACCAAGCCCAAGATATTGTTGATCTTGTAAATGCTATTCATGAAGTAAGTAAAGAAAACTATGGTCATCGATAA
- the bioB gene encoding biotin synthase BioB, with protein sequence MTQALRHDWTVQEVNDLFALPFNDLLFQAQCAHRANFDPNQVQVSTLLSIKTGACPEDCKYCPQSAHHKTDLKTERLLEVEHVLSEAKKAKANGSTRFCMGAAWKNPKQRDMPYLVKMVEGVKQMGMETCMTLGMLEKQQAEELADAGLDYYNHNLDTSREYYQEIITTRTYDQRLDTLDNVRSAGMKVCSGGIMGMGETATDRSGLLVQLANLPRHPESVPINMLVKVKGTLLEDVDDMDQFEFIRCIAVARIMMPRSHVRLSAGREEMNEQVQALCFMAGANSIFYGCKLLTTPNPDENQDMQLFKKLGIRPEPAALKNGTEEQEEDLYKTLVKQQQKNSPSQFYDAS encoded by the coding sequence ATGACTCAAGCACTCCGCCACGATTGGACCGTACAGGAAGTAAACGATTTGTTTGCTTTGCCATTTAACGATTTATTGTTTCAGGCTCAATGTGCGCATCGCGCCAATTTTGATCCAAACCAAGTGCAAGTTTCTACCTTGTTATCGATTAAAACTGGCGCGTGTCCAGAGGATTGTAAGTATTGCCCACAAAGTGCTCACCATAAAACTGACCTAAAAACAGAGCGTCTATTAGAGGTTGAACATGTGCTGAGCGAGGCCAAAAAAGCCAAAGCAAACGGTTCAACTCGCTTTTGTATGGGGGCCGCATGGAAAAACCCTAAACAGCGCGATATGCCTTACTTAGTAAAAATGGTAGAAGGCGTGAAACAAATGGGCATGGAAACTTGTATGACCCTAGGCATGTTAGAGAAGCAGCAAGCTGAAGAACTGGCCGACGCAGGTTTAGATTACTACAACCATAACCTTGATACTTCACGCGAGTATTACCAAGAGATTATTACCACCCGTACTTACGACCAACGCCTAGATACTCTCGATAACGTGCGCTCAGCAGGTATGAAAGTGTGCTCAGGTGGCATTATGGGGATGGGCGAGACAGCTACAGACAGAAGTGGTTTATTGGTTCAGTTGGCTAATCTACCTCGCCATCCTGAAAGTGTTCCCATTAACATGCTGGTAAAAGTGAAGGGTACTTTACTTGAAGATGTTGATGATATGGACCAATTTGAGTTTATTCGCTGTATAGCGGTTGCTCGTATCATGATGCCTCGCTCGCATGTGCGTTTATCGGCAGGACGTGAAGAAATGAACGAGCAGGTTCAAGCACTATGTTTTATGGCTGGCGCCAACTCTATTTTTTACGGGTGTAAGTTACTCACTACGCCAAATCCTGATGAAAACCAGGACATGCAGTTGTTTAAAAAGCTAGGTATTCGCCCTGAGCCAGCAGCGCTAAAAAATGGTACTGAAGAGCAAGAAGAAGATCTTTACAAAACTTTGGTGAAACAGCAGCAAAAAAACAGCCCTTCACAATTTTATGACGCCTCATAA
- the bioA gene encoding adenosylmethionine--8-amino-7-oxononanoate transaminase has product MSIDLDYDQQHLWHPYTSSINPLPCYPVSSAEGCEIILEDGTRLVDGMASWWACIHGYKVPELDQAAAHQLGNMSHVMFGGLTHKPAVELAKKLVALTPPSLEQVFISDSGSVAVEVALKMALQFWHAKGEKRAKFATIRNGYHGDTFGAMSVCDPDGGMHQLYQGFLPEHLFCEAPQTRFEETWDPADIEPMQKMLEQHHQSIAAVILEPVVQGAGGMRIYHPQYLKELRKLCDQYRLLLIADEIATGFGRTGKLFACEHAEIEPDILCLGKGLTGGYMSLAATITSKSVANTICSGEAGVFMHGPTFMGNPLACAVANASIDLLIASDWQTKVATIEQSLKTQLKQCLSLGAVTDVRVLGAIGVVETKQAVNLADIQAKFVELGVWIRPFGKLIYIMPPYTISASQLQKLTDAIYKVLTSL; this is encoded by the coding sequence ATGAGCATAGATTTAGATTACGACCAACAACATTTATGGCATCCCTATACGTCATCTATAAACCCACTGCCCTGTTATCCAGTAAGCTCTGCCGAAGGTTGCGAGATCATTTTAGAAGACGGTACTCGGCTCGTTGATGGCATGGCTTCTTGGTGGGCATGTATTCATGGTTATAAAGTGCCTGAGCTAGACCAAGCAGCCGCTCACCAACTTGGCAATATGTCGCACGTGATGTTTGGCGGACTCACTCATAAACCAGCCGTAGAGCTGGCTAAAAAGCTAGTTGCGCTAACACCACCAAGTTTAGAGCAAGTGTTTATTAGTGATTCAGGCTCAGTTGCGGTTGAAGTTGCGTTAAAAATGGCGCTGCAGTTCTGGCACGCAAAAGGTGAAAAACGTGCCAAGTTTGCCACCATAAGAAACGGCTACCATGGAGACACCTTTGGCGCTATGTCGGTCTGTGACCCAGATGGCGGTATGCATCAACTCTATCAAGGCTTCTTACCCGAGCATCTGTTTTGCGAAGCGCCGCAAACTCGCTTTGAGGAAACGTGGGATCCAGCAGACATCGAACCAATGCAGAAGATGCTCGAGCAACATCATCAGTCCATAGCGGCTGTGATTTTAGAACCAGTAGTTCAAGGCGCTGGAGGTATGCGTATTTACCACCCTCAATACTTAAAAGAACTGCGAAAACTGTGTGACCAATACCGGCTATTATTAATTGCCGACGAAATTGCCACCGGCTTTGGTCGAACCGGTAAACTGTTCGCCTGCGAGCATGCAGAGATAGAGCCCGACATACTTTGTCTAGGCAAAGGCTTAACGGGTGGCTACATGAGCCTTGCCGCGACCATCACCAGCAAATCTGTTGCTAATACGATTTGTAGTGGAGAGGCTGGCGTATTCATGCATGGTCCAACGTTTATGGGTAACCCACTAGCATGCGCGGTGGCAAATGCCAGCATTGACCTGCTTATTGCTTCAGACTGGCAAACTAAGGTTGCGACGATTGAACAATCACTTAAGACTCAACTTAAACAGTGCCTAAGCTTAGGAGCCGTAACAGATGTTAGGGTGTTAGGAGCCATTGGCGTGGTTGAGACAAAGCAGGCGGTGAATCTAGCAGACATTCAAGCGAAATTTGTGGAACTCGGTGTATGGATAAGGCCCTTTGGAAAACTAATTTACATCATGCCACCCTACACCATTTCAGCAAGCCAGCTTCAAAAGTTGACTGATGCTATTTATAAGGTGCTGACTAGCCTCTAA
- the asnS gene encoding asparagine--tRNA ligase, producing MTHSSVTDVLSGKFSVGQQVTIKGWIRTRRDSKAGLSFLAIHDGSCFDAVQAVAPNTLANYENDVVKLTAGCSVVVTGEVVESPGKGQSFEIQATEVEVLGWVENPDSYPMSAKRHSIEYLREHAHLRPRTNVIGAVTRVRNCLSQAIHRFYHEQGYVWVSTPIITGSDTEGAGEMFRVSTLDMNNLPLSEKGDIDYQQDFFGKETFLTVSGQLNAETYACALSKVYTFGPTFRAENSNTSRHLAEFWMVEPEVAFADLEDVAKLAEDMLKYVFKAVLDERMDDMNFFAQRINKEAISRLENFVNADFAQVDYTDAIQILKDSGKKFEYNVEWGIDMSSEHERYLAEEHFKAPVVVKNYPKDIKAFYMRQNDDGKTVAAMDVLAPGIGEIIGGSQREERLDVLDARLLELDLNKDDYSWYRDLRRYGTVPHSGFGLGFERLVSYVTGVSNIRDVIPFPRAPKNAEY from the coding sequence ATGACGCATTCTTCAGTGACAGACGTTTTGAGCGGAAAGTTCAGCGTTGGTCAACAAGTAACAATTAAGGGGTGGATCCGCACTCGTCGTGATTCAAAAGCAGGTCTTTCTTTCTTAGCCATTCATGACGGTTCGTGTTTCGACGCCGTTCAAGCTGTGGCACCTAATACCCTAGCCAATTATGAGAATGATGTCGTTAAACTAACTGCCGGCTGTTCGGTTGTTGTAACTGGTGAAGTCGTTGAATCTCCAGGTAAAGGCCAATCATTTGAAATTCAAGCTACAGAAGTTGAAGTGCTTGGTTGGGTAGAAAACCCAGACAGCTACCCAATGTCGGCTAAACGCCACAGCATTGAGTACCTACGTGAACACGCTCACTTGCGCCCTCGCACCAATGTAATTGGCGCGGTAACCCGTGTACGCAACTGTTTATCGCAAGCCATTCACCGCTTTTACCACGAACAAGGTTATGTTTGGGTAAGCACGCCAATTATTACCGGTAGTGATACTGAAGGCGCTGGTGAAATGTTCCGTGTATCTACTCTAGACATGAACAACCTACCGTTAAGTGAAAAAGGCGATATCGACTATCAACAAGACTTTTTTGGCAAAGAAACGTTCTTGACAGTATCTGGTCAGTTAAATGCTGAAACATACGCTTGTGCCTTGTCTAAAGTGTATACCTTTGGCCCAACTTTCCGCGCCGAAAACTCAAACACTAGCCGTCACTTGGCTGAGTTTTGGATGGTTGAACCTGAAGTGGCCTTTGCTGACTTAGAAGACGTAGCAAAATTAGCCGAAGACATGTTGAAGTATGTATTCAAAGCGGTTCTTGATGAGCGCATGGACGACATGAACTTCTTTGCCCAACGTATCAACAAAGAAGCTATTAGCCGTTTAGAGAACTTTGTAAATGCCGATTTTGCACAGGTAGACTATACCGATGCAATTCAAATCCTTAAGGATAGCGGTAAGAAGTTTGAGTACAACGTAGAATGGGGCATCGATATGTCTTCAGAGCACGAGCGTTACTTGGCAGAAGAACACTTTAAAGCGCCAGTGGTTGTTAAAAACTACCCTAAAGACATTAAGGCGTTTTACATGCGTCAGAATGACGATGGTAAAACTGTAGCAGCGATGGACGTTCTAGCACCAGGCATTGGCGAAATCATTGGCGGTAGCCAACGTGAAGAGCGTTTAGATGTGCTAGACGCCCGTTTACTAGAGCTAGACCTTAATAAAGATGACTACTCTTGGTACCGCGACCTGCGTCGTTACGGCACTGTACCGCATTCAGGCTTTGGTTTAGGTTTCGAGCGCTTAGTATCTTACGTGACCGGCGTAAGCAATATTCGTGACGTAATACCGTTTCCACGCGCACCTAAAAACGCCGAATACTAA
- a CDS encoding DUF3334 family protein gives MKKLKVVTTEDVLLTLCNSVTNVLSKATTSEIKYSAMVQKINKTCLKPDIGCFVLFDGGFSGLVVINFTADAAMEIYRNYMLHMGIPESELAQQHTADEVGNVMGELMNQMVGYFTGVIGKELQTSLTQNQPKMLALNKQVLISIDTNLDRPQARRVTFTTAKNNIFYLELAMDKTEFIKLHEFETEDDVDPDDLIEQAATQKKAQQEPKDVAQTIDQDLLDELGI, from the coding sequence ATGAAAAAATTAAAAGTTGTAACCACTGAAGACGTATTACTTACCTTGTGTAACTCGGTAACCAATGTATTGAGCAAGGCTACCACCAGTGAAATTAAGTATTCAGCCATGGTGCAAAAGATAAACAAGACTTGTTTAAAGCCAGATATTGGCTGCTTTGTTCTGTTTGATGGCGGCTTCTCTGGTTTAGTGGTTATTAACTTTACTGCAGATGCGGCCATGGAAATTTACCGCAATTACATGCTTCACATGGGGATCCCAGAATCAGAACTCGCTCAGCAACATACCGCTGACGAAGTGGGTAACGTAATGGGTGAATTAATGAATCAGATGGTGGGTTACTTTACGGGTGTTATTGGTAAAGAATTACAAACCTCGCTCACTCAAAACCAACCCAAAATGTTGGCTTTAAACAAGCAAGTTTTAATCTCAATTGATACTAACTTGGACCGACCTCAAGCTAGGCGAGTAACCTTCACTACCGCTAAGAACAACATCTTCTATCTTGAACTGGCCATGGATAAAACTGAGTTTATTAAACTTCATGAGTTTGAAACAGAAGACGATGTTGATCCAGATGATCTTATCGAGCAAGCCGCTACACAGAAGAAAGCACAGCAAGAGCCCAAAGACGTAGCGCAAACCATTGATCAAGACTTACTTGACGAGCTAGGTATTTAA
- a CDS encoding DsbA family protein, whose product MAKDRLYYVHDPMCSWCWGYKPTLLELEQILPSNIELVYLLGGLAPDSDLEMPVEMQAFLQQTWRKIANQLGAQFNYQFWELNTPRRSTYPANRAVLASKQQGAEKAMIVAIQQAYYLDAKNPSDLSVLIDLAEGLNVDLERFKTDISSEQLNANLLEEIQFARSLPIQGFPSLVLEKDGHFHSVGLNYKDAQASLEHIQQLLA is encoded by the coding sequence ATGGCTAAAGACCGACTGTACTACGTTCATGACCCTATGTGTTCTTGGTGCTGGGGTTATAAGCCAACATTGTTAGAGCTTGAGCAGATATTACCTAGCAATATCGAGTTGGTTTACTTACTCGGTGGTTTAGCGCCCGACTCAGATCTTGAAATGCCTGTAGAGATGCAGGCTTTTTTGCAGCAAACTTGGCGAAAGATTGCCAATCAATTGGGGGCACAATTCAATTACCAGTTTTGGGAATTAAATACCCCAAGACGTTCTACCTATCCAGCTAATCGAGCAGTTCTTGCTTCGAAGCAGCAGGGTGCTGAGAAAGCGATGATAGTTGCTATTCAGCAGGCTTATTATTTAGACGCAAAAAATCCCTCAGACCTATCTGTGTTAATTGATTTAGCTGAAGGATTAAACGTAGACCTAGAGAGGTTTAAGACTGATATCAGCAGTGAACAACTGAATGCTAATTTACTCGAAGAAATTCAGTTTGCTCGAAGCCTGCCTATTCAAGGTTTCCCATCTTTAGTGCTAGAGAAAGATGGTCATTTTCATTCGGTGGGTTTAAATTATAAAGATGCTCAAGCAAGCCTTGAGCATATTCAACAGTTACTGGCTTAA
- a CDS encoding NAD(P)H nitroreductase, giving the protein MKALDLLLNRHSCARLAAPAPEGAELETIWKAGLRAPDHGGLSPWRFIHVSGEGLSKLAGIFEQAALAEEGDAEKAKTMPFRAPLITIVIASPKTHSKVPEIEQVLSAGCAVHAMQMAAYAQGYNGIWRTGPMAYSSIVNHELGLVEHESIVGFLYLGSPQTKVAKPRELPFKDYVTWL; this is encoded by the coding sequence ATGAAAGCCTTAGATTTATTACTAAATCGTCACTCTTGCGCGCGTTTAGCTGCACCAGCACCAGAAGGTGCAGAGTTGGAAACCATTTGGAAGGCTGGCCTTAGAGCGCCCGACCATGGAGGCTTAAGTCCATGGAGGTTTATTCATGTTAGTGGTGAAGGCCTTTCAAAGCTTGCGGGAATTTTTGAACAAGCTGCTCTGGCAGAAGAGGGTGATGCAGAAAAAGCTAAAACCATGCCGTTTCGTGCCCCGTTAATTACTATTGTCATTGCCTCACCGAAAACCCATTCAAAAGTACCTGAGATTGAACAAGTACTGTCAGCCGGTTGTGCTGTGCATGCCATGCAAATGGCTGCCTATGCCCAAGGGTATAATGGTATTTGGCGAACAGGGCCTATGGCGTATAGCTCAATCGTAAATCATGAACTTGGTTTAGTTGAACATGAATCAATTGTGGGCTTTCTTTATTTAGGTAGCCCACAAACTAAGGTAGCTAAGCCAAGGGAATTACCATTTAAAGACTATGTCACTTGGTTGTAA
- a CDS encoding oxidoreductase has product MTKYPHLLAPLDLGFTQLQSRVLMGSMHTGLEEEKGGFEKLAAFYALRAKGGVGLIVTGGIAPNFRGRLAPNGCQLSFPWQVKKHRTITDAVHKEGGKIALQILHAGRYGYHPFNVSASKIKAPISPFKPKAMSERQIKNTIEDFANSAKLAKKAGYDGVEIMGSEGYLINQFICARTNQRSDGWGGNYQNRIKFPLEIVKKTRAAVGDDFIIVFRLSMLDLVEKGSTYDEVVTLAKALEQAGVTILNTGIGWHEARVPTIATSVPRAAFAWVTEKIKQHVSIPMVAVNRINTPDVAENILRSGQADMVSMARPLLADPMFVEKAKNNQAALINTCIGCNQACLDHVFKQQRASCLVNPQACYETELTFEKSSSSKTIAVVGAGPAGLAFSCYAAERGHTVTIYDQGSQIGGQFNYAKQIPGKEEFYETLRYFANRIKQLNIKVELETKVDAPMLAGLNADEVVIATGISPRTPPIEGIEHIKVYNYLDVLRDQKEVGERVAIIGAGGIGFDVAEFLVEQKPSLSTNVGRWLDNWGIDSSMAEAGGLKEHTNHPALRKVYLCQRKASKVGKNLGKTTGWIHRETLKKNQVEMLAGVEYKKIDDQGLHISVNGKDSILEVDHVVVCAGQEPLRTLHDDLTALGVSSHLIGGADVAAELDAKRAIRQGAELAALI; this is encoded by the coding sequence ATGACCAAGTACCCCCATTTACTAGCGCCATTAGACTTAGGTTTTACCCAATTGCAAAGCCGGGTATTAATGGGGTCTATGCATACTGGTTTAGAAGAAGAGAAGGGTGGTTTCGAAAAACTCGCTGCCTTTTATGCACTAAGAGCAAAAGGTGGGGTAGGTTTAATTGTTACCGGTGGTATCGCCCCTAATTTTAGAGGACGCTTAGCGCCAAACGGCTGCCAGTTAAGTTTTCCTTGGCAAGTAAAAAAGCATCGCACTATTACCGACGCGGTGCATAAAGAGGGCGGAAAAATCGCCCTGCAAATATTGCATGCTGGCCGATACGGATACCATCCATTTAATGTTAGTGCTAGTAAGATTAAAGCGCCCATTTCCCCTTTTAAACCTAAGGCAATGAGCGAGCGGCAAATAAAAAACACCATTGAAGATTTTGCCAACAGCGCAAAATTGGCTAAAAAAGCCGGTTATGATGGTGTCGAAATCATGGGTTCTGAAGGGTACCTAATTAACCAGTTTATTTGCGCACGCACTAACCAGCGTAGTGATGGTTGGGGAGGCAATTACCAAAATCGTATTAAATTCCCTCTAGAAATTGTTAAGAAAACACGTGCTGCCGTTGGAGACGATTTTATCATTGTATTTCGTCTTTCGATGTTAGATTTGGTTGAAAAGGGCAGCACTTACGACGAAGTTGTCACCCTAGCTAAAGCACTTGAACAAGCCGGTGTAACTATTCTAAATACTGGTATTGGCTGGCACGAAGCTCGTGTACCAACTATCGCCACCAGTGTGCCACGAGCAGCTTTTGCTTGGGTAACAGAAAAAATAAAGCAACATGTTAGTATCCCCATGGTTGCTGTAAACCGAATTAATACACCTGATGTAGCAGAGAACATATTGCGATCAGGGCAAGCTGATATGGTTTCCATGGCAAGGCCATTATTAGCTGATCCTATGTTTGTAGAAAAAGCCAAAAATAATCAAGCGGCTCTAATAAATACCTGTATTGGCTGTAACCAAGCTTGCTTAGATCATGTCTTTAAACAACAGCGAGCGAGTTGCTTAGTTAATCCGCAAGCCTGTTATGAAACAGAGCTTACCTTTGAAAAAAGCTCAAGCAGTAAAACTATTGCCGTTGTGGGAGCGGGGCCCGCTGGACTGGCATTTTCTTGTTATGCTGCGGAGCGAGGACACACAGTTACCATCTACGACCAAGGTTCTCAGATTGGTGGCCAGTTTAACTATGCTAAGCAGATCCCAGGCAAGGAAGAGTTCTACGAAACCTTACGTTATTTTGCTAATAGAATTAAACAGCTAAATATTAAGGTTGAATTAGAAACTAAAGTTGATGCGCCAATGTTAGCTGGATTAAATGCAGATGAAGTCGTAATAGCTACCGGTATTTCTCCAAGAACCCCTCCGATAGAAGGCATAGAGCACATTAAAGTGTATAACTATTTGGATGTATTAAGAGATCAAAAAGAAGTAGGAGAACGAGTTGCGATTATTGGCGCTGGCGGAATAGGCTTCGATGTAGCCGAGTTTTTGGTTGAACAAAAGCCTTCGTTATCAACCAATGTTGGACGTTGGCTTGACAATTGGGGAATAGATAGCAGTATGGCAGAAGCCGGTGGATTAAAAGAGCACACCAATCATCCTGCTTTGCGTAAGGTGTATTTATGCCAACGTAAAGCCAGTAAGGTAGGGAAAAACCTGGGCAAAACTACCGGTTGGATCCATCGAGAAACCTTAAAGAAAAACCAAGTAGAAATGCTAGCGGGCGTTGAATACAAAAAGATAGATGATCAAGGCTTACATATTTCCGTTAATGGCAAAGACTCGATTCTTGAAGTTGACCATGTGGTGGTTTGTGCTGGGCAAGAGCCGTTAAGAACCTTGCATGATGATTTAACTGCACTTGGTGTTAGCTCTCACCTTATAGGTGGAGCAGATGTAGCAGCAGAGCTTGATGCCAAGCGTGCTATTCGCCAAGGTGCTGAACTAGCGGCGCTTATTTAA
- the sppA gene encoding signal peptide peptidase SppA yields MFKLIKNIFRFFWRTLNFIRSLLVNLFLLFMVVMVIIALSSVSQDPVEPPSAAALRLVLDGQIVEQRQRVNPMAELSNELLGNNTEKEIDLHNVVKAIDEARIDSNITGLVLELGAMPNTSQTKLAIIGKALERFKDSDKPIIAYADYYDQHQYYLASFADQLLLNPKGAVLMRGMNSRRLFFKDAIDKLDITTHVFRVGTHKSFVEPYLRNDMSDEAKQDLARWMDQLWSAYLDTVANNRQLSVNHLLPEPSALLARLKTVDGNGARYAEKFGLVDQLTTRAQAKQILVDTFGKNDEGDSYQARHYVEYLQNVADDPSSENKIALIVAQGAIVGGRGQEKVIAADTVLAQLNQVLDDEQIKAVVMRVDSPGGSAFASELIREKLQQIQEQGIPVVVSMGSVAASGGYWISSTADQIFASPTTITGSIGIFGMFATLENALAKLGISSDGYATSPLAEIGPFQPLPKELAEIIQLNVEHGYHDFLSLVSAGRDIPLSEMEKIAEGRIWTGQDALNNGLVDQLGDLNDAIDYAASINELDSYQVETLTPPLNPRERLIAQFFDSQISAALANVVPNWQLFNQIAGQAPAIDKFSDPLGQYSFCAVCEQF; encoded by the coding sequence GTGTTTAAATTAATTAAGAACATATTTCGCTTTTTCTGGCGAACCTTAAACTTCATCCGCTCCCTTTTAGTTAATTTGTTTCTGTTGTTTATGGTTGTGATGGTCATCATTGCATTAAGCAGTGTTAGTCAAGATCCCGTTGAACCACCAAGTGCTGCAGCTCTAAGGCTTGTATTAGATGGTCAAATAGTAGAGCAGCGCCAACGTGTTAATCCGATGGCCGAGCTAAGTAACGAATTATTAGGTAATAACACAGAAAAAGAGATTGACCTGCACAATGTGGTTAAAGCCATTGATGAAGCTAGGATTGATAGCAACATTACCGGATTAGTTTTGGAGCTTGGTGCAATGCCAAATACTAGCCAGACTAAATTAGCAATTATTGGCAAAGCCTTAGAAAGATTTAAAGACAGCGACAAACCCATCATTGCTTATGCCGACTACTATGACCAACACCAATACTATTTAGCCAGTTTTGCAGATCAGTTATTGCTGAATCCAAAAGGCGCAGTATTGATGCGTGGTATGAACTCGCGTCGTTTGTTTTTTAAAGATGCCATCGACAAGTTAGATATCACCACTCACGTGTTTCGTGTAGGCACCCACAAATCGTTTGTAGAGCCCTATCTGCGCAACGATATGTCTGATGAAGCAAAACAGGATTTAGCGCGTTGGATGGACCAATTGTGGTCTGCTTATTTAGATACCGTTGCAAACAACCGTCAACTATCGGTCAATCACCTTCTGCCTGAACCTTCGGCTTTGCTAGCACGCTTAAAAACAGTAGATGGCAACGGGGCACGATATGCAGAAAAATTTGGTTTAGTTGACCAGTTAACTACCCGCGCTCAAGCTAAACAAATATTAGTGGATACTTTTGGTAAAAATGACGAAGGAGATAGCTATCAAGCTCGCCATTACGTTGAGTATCTGCAAAACGTTGCAGATGACCCTTCTAGTGAAAACAAAATCGCTCTTATTGTTGCCCAAGGCGCCATTGTGGGAGGCCGCGGACAAGAAAAGGTAATTGCAGCCGACACCGTATTAGCCCAGCTCAATCAAGTATTGGATGATGAGCAGATTAAAGCGGTAGTGATGCGCGTAGACAGCCCTGGTGGAAGCGCATTTGCCTCAGAGCTTATCCGTGAAAAATTGCAGCAAATCCAAGAACAAGGAATTCCTGTAGTTGTTTCCATGGGCAGCGTAGCCGCTAGCGGCGGCTATTGGATATCATCAACTGCGGATCAAATTTTTGCTAGCCCTACAACCATTACTGGTTCTATAGGTATTTTTGGTATGTTTGCCACTTTAGAAAATGCCTTAGCCAAACTAGGCATTAGCAGTGATGGTTATGCAACCAGCCCACTGGCAGAGATTGGCCCTTTCCAGCCCTTACCAAAAGAGTTAGCTGAGATTATTCAACTTAATGTTGAACACGGATATCACGACTTTTTGTCGCTAGTTTCTGCTGGACGAGACATCCCGTTATCTGAGATGGAAAAGATCGCCGAAGGACGAATTTGGACTGGCCAAGATGCACTAAACAACGGCTTAGTTGACCAACTAGGGGATTTAAACGACGCAATTGATTACGCGGCGAGTATAAACGAGTTGGATTCTTACCAAGTAGAAACGTTAACTCCTCCGCTTAACCCAAGAGAGCGTCTAATTGCCCAATTCTTTGACAGCCAAATTAGTGCTGCGCTAGCTAATGTTGTTCCTAATTGGCAGTTATTTAACCAAATTGCTGGACAAGCGCCTGCAATAGACAAGTTTAGCGACCCACTTGGTCAATACAGCTTCTGTGCGGTATGTGAACAATTTTAG